The following proteins are co-located in the Acinetobacter shaoyimingii genome:
- a CDS encoding MetQ/NlpA family ABC transporter substrate-binding protein has protein sequence MKKLLGLALGLTVVLTGCSKSDTPAQTTTEKKDSSELQTVTMASTGSDADIWRYIASLPETKAAGIKLDVKNFTDYVSMNTAVANHEIDVNAFQSYAYMVAYNDANTAKIAPLSTTYLEPMGIYSSKVKKLDEFKTGATIAIPNDGANESRALLLLQSAGLLKLKADFDYVKGTPADITENTKNIVIKPIQMATAVRVKDEVDAIVLGNTLAMEGGLNVLKDAVYYEPTDQSTKMNVNVLAVAADRQNDAVLKKVGALYHTPAVGKYVQEHFGGTKVDVDKPVSYLTEAK, from the coding sequence ATGAAAAAGCTCCTTGGACTTGCATTAGGCCTTACAGTTGTACTTACTGGCTGTTCAAAATCAGACACTCCTGCTCAAACTACAACAGAAAAAAAAGATTCATCTGAACTCCAAACAGTAACCATGGCCTCTACAGGTTCAGATGCTGACATTTGGCGTTATATTGCCTCTCTTCCTGAAACAAAAGCAGCTGGCATTAAGCTAGATGTCAAAAACTTTACTGACTATGTCTCTATGAATACCGCTGTAGCTAATCATGAGATTGATGTGAACGCATTCCAATCATATGCTTATATGGTCGCTTATAATGACGCCAATACCGCTAAGATTGCACCATTGTCGACTACTTATTTAGAACCGATGGGCATCTATTCAAGTAAAGTCAAAAAATTAGATGAGTTCAAAACTGGGGCAACCATTGCTATTCCAAATGATGGTGCCAATGAATCACGTGCTCTTCTTCTCCTTCAATCTGCTGGCTTACTAAAACTTAAAGCAGATTTTGATTATGTAAAAGGCACACCAGCAGACATCACTGAAAATACCAAAAATATTGTCATTAAACCTATTCAAATGGCAACTGCTGTTCGTGTTAAAGACGAAGTAGATGCCATTGTATTGGGCAACACCTTGGCAATGGAAGGTGGTTTAAACGTACTGAAAGATGCCGTTTATTATGAACCAACTGACCAAAGCACGAAAATGAATGTCAATGTTTTAGCTGTCGCTGCAGATCGTCAAAATGATGCTGTGTTGAAAAAAGTCGGCGCTTTATACCATACGCCTGCGGTAGGCAAATACGTTCAAGAGCACTTTGGGGGTACAAAAGTTGATGTCGATAAACCTGTTTCATATTTAACTGAAGCAAAATAA
- a CDS encoding methionine ABC transporter ATP-binding protein, whose protein sequence is MIEFKNISKHYQLNGQTIRALDHIDLSIPEGSIFGIIGYSGAGKSTLIRLINLLERPNEGQVVIHQKDFTALNASSLRQERANIGMIFQHFNLLQTKTVAANIEMPMRLLGWSKAERDKRLDELLDFIDLKHKKDAFPDELSGGQKQRVGIARALANHPKILLCDEATSALDPQTTQSVLTLLKKINREHGITIVMVTHEMDVIESVCDYVAVMEQGKVIESGTTLEIFSQPQHPTTKTFIQTVLEQQLPVNILNNLENQNHHSIYCLKFLGRSAQETVIQAVIKNFDVSLNILFANMTEINGSVIGQMFIQLLGEHKMIEDAIAFLKQQGVEVEQSGVKA, encoded by the coding sequence ATGATTGAATTTAAAAATATATCAAAACACTATCAGCTTAACGGTCAAACCATACGAGCTTTGGATCACATCGACCTCAGCATTCCTGAAGGCAGTATCTTTGGCATCATTGGTTATAGTGGTGCAGGTAAAAGTACATTAATTCGTTTGATTAATTTGCTTGAAAGACCCAATGAAGGTCAGGTGGTGATTCATCAAAAAGACTTCACTGCTTTGAATGCAAGTTCGCTTCGTCAAGAACGTGCAAATATTGGCATGATTTTTCAGCATTTTAATTTATTGCAAACCAAAACCGTTGCAGCCAATATTGAAATGCCGATGCGTTTGCTCGGTTGGAGTAAAGCCGAACGTGACAAACGTCTCGATGAACTTTTGGATTTCATCGATCTCAAACACAAAAAAGATGCCTTCCCAGATGAGCTTTCAGGCGGACAAAAGCAACGTGTCGGTATTGCCCGCGCATTGGCCAATCATCCTAAAATTTTACTCTGTGATGAAGCTACCTCTGCCCTTGATCCACAAACCACACAGTCTGTTTTGACACTCTTAAAAAAAATTAACCGCGAACATGGAATTACCATTGTGATGGTGACGCATGAAATGGATGTGATTGAATCGGTTTGTGATTATGTCGCTGTGATGGAACAAGGCAAAGTCATTGAATCAGGCACTACCCTTGAAATTTTTAGTCAGCCTCAACATCCAACAACAAAAACATTTATTCAGACTGTGTTAGAACAGCAATTGCCTGTCAATATTTTGAATAATTTAGAAAATCAGAATCATCACAGTATTTATTGTCTAAAATTTTTAGGACGTTCTGCTCAGGAAACTGTGATTCAAGCCGTGATTAAAAACTTTGATGTGAGTTTAAATATTTTGTTTGCCAATATGACCGAAATTAACGGCAGTGTTATTGGGCAGATGTTTATACAGCTTTTGGGTGAACATAAAATGATTGAAGATGCGATCGCATTTTTAAAACAACAAGGTGTTGAAGTTGAACAGTCAGGAGTCAAAGCATGA
- a CDS encoding methionine ABC transporter permease has protein sequence MRDLIVQCLTEITAPFWHSALSIDQFVTAMQETFVMVFFAMLFGTIWGFLQGICLYITRPKGFLPNAFIYNTINPIVNALRSLPFIILAISIIPLTRFIIGSSIGTWATIVPLTIYVGPYIGRLVETSLLEVNDGIIESAQAMGATNWQIIFKFVIPESRSSLILNLTTAAISLIGATAMAGAVGGGGIGDVAISYGYQRFDNSAIILTVIVLIIIVQIVQMTGEWLSKLR, from the coding sequence ATGAGAGATTTAATTGTGCAATGCCTGACTGAAATCACAGCACCATTTTGGCATAGCGCTCTGTCAATTGATCAATTTGTCACGGCAATGCAAGAAACCTTTGTAATGGTATTCTTTGCAATGTTATTCGGTACAATTTGGGGTTTTTTACAAGGAATTTGTTTATATATCACTCGTCCTAAGGGATTTTTACCAAATGCCTTTATTTATAATACGATCAATCCCATCGTTAATGCTTTACGTTCACTACCATTCATTATTTTAGCAATTTCAATTATTCCATTGACACGATTCATTATCGGATCTTCTATCGGCACTTGGGCTACTATCGTTCCCTTAACCATTTATGTGGGTCCTTATATTGGTCGTTTGGTTGAAACTTCATTATTAGAGGTAAATGATGGGATCATTGAATCTGCACAAGCAATGGGTGCAACCAATTGGCAAATTATTTTCAAATTTGTTATTCCTGAATCACGTAGTTCGCTGATTTTAAATTTAACAACTGCAGCAATCAGTCTAATTGGTGCAACAGCAATGGCAGGTGCTGTAGGTGGTGGTGGTATCGGCGATGTTGCCATCTCTTATGGTTATCAACGCTTTGATAACAGCGCTATTATACTTACTGTTATTGTACTCATTATCATTGTTCAAATTGTTCAAATGACGGGTGAATGGTTGTCGAAATTGCGTTAA
- a CDS encoding DUF4951 domain-containing protein, whose translation MEKVWLMASVLGLLVSGCSTVATQESATQVRDSKCKVNPNIARNAIPKTPNNMSLPSFGRGIIGWGTGMDGAKTRLENVTQADVQGFKEKGVTLAMVQEWQTFYENETRRNDCNPTAPYRAQLMKKIAEFWVD comes from the coding sequence ATGGAAAAAGTATGGCTAATGGCCAGTGTGTTAGGTTTGCTTGTAAGTGGTTGTAGTACAGTTGCAACCCAAGAATCAGCAACTCAAGTTCGTGATTCAAAATGTAAGGTGAATCCAAATATTGCTCGAAATGCTATCCCGAAGACGCCAAATAATATGAGTTTACCAAGTTTTGGTCGCGGTATTATTGGTTGGGGTACAGGGATGGATGGTGCGAAAACACGTCTGGAAAATGTGACCCAAGCAGATGTGCAGGGTTTTAAAGAAAAGGGTGTAACTTTGGCGATGGTGCAAGAGTGGCAGACTTTCTATGAAAATGAAACCCGTCGCAATGACTGTAATCCGACTGCGCCGTATCGAGCTCAATTGATGAAAAAAATTGCTGAGTTTTGGGTGGATTAA
- the gloB gene encoding hydroxyacylglutathione hydrolase, whose product MNFKVHVIDVKNQLQNYIWLLEDIHTHDVIAVDPTEASLVQSFCAEHDLKLKQIWLTHWHKDHIGGVPDLIADQHIQVYGPREELSKIPFISHPLQHQDRIEFNGLKVDIIAVPGHTLGHITYFIDALDILFCGDTLFAMGCGRLFEGTAEQMYQSLNRLAALPPRTQVYCTHEYTLSNAQFALHAEPDNLAIQHRAEQVRLQREKGEITLPSTIALELETNPFLRVNSAEDFKKLREMKDHF is encoded by the coding sequence ATGAATTTTAAAGTCCACGTTATCGATGTCAAAAATCAATTACAAAACTATATTTGGTTATTGGAAGACATTCATACACATGATGTGATTGCGGTTGATCCAACTGAAGCGAGTTTGGTTCAAAGCTTTTGTGCTGAACATGATCTCAAACTCAAACAAATTTGGCTTACCCATTGGCATAAAGATCACATTGGCGGTGTGCCTGATCTTATTGCAGATCAGCATATTCAGGTTTATGGTCCTCGTGAGGAACTATCAAAAATTCCTTTTATTAGCCATCCCCTTCAGCACCAAGATCGCATCGAGTTCAACGGATTAAAAGTTGATATTATTGCTGTTCCAGGTCACACCTTGGGTCACATCACTTATTTTATAGATGCTCTAGATATTCTGTTCTGTGGAGATACCTTGTTTGCTATGGGTTGCGGTCGACTCTTTGAAGGTACAGCAGAACAGATGTACCAATCATTGAATCGTCTTGCAGCGTTACCCCCACGCACTCAAGTGTATTGCACTCATGAATACACACTCTCCAATGCTCAATTTGCATTACATGCCGAGCCTGACAATTTAGCAATACAACATCGAGCTGAACAGGTGAGATTACAAAGAGAAAAAGGTGAGATCACCCTTCCCTCAACGATTGCACTTGAACTTGAAACCAACCCATTTTTACGCGTAAACAGTGCAGAAGATTTTAAGAAATTACGTGAAATGAAAGATCATTTCTAA
- a CDS encoding protein kinase domain-containing protein: MSQLLKLNLEQLENLKFHDVQNVRRQDFGRRIYQFEIQHQRYWLKLHLKDHYQDGEQSLRHELNIYQVLNQLQPNLLLPFQNISHADLGHLLCHAHNADLQQNQNKVPYTESQYIEQGIILADSAALFSLSPEQLNRETIIHILICSLDAVSCMHQAGFIHGDLKVEHFRTHSNRTCLIDFEQTCLIENAHLMKNTATPRYMAPELFHGQPKTVQSDIYALAIIWFEWLTQQKIRLKSYLDWAKWHCQTFNGDLVDKYGFLNNILSAMLEKNKVNRCANIYQIKQILSRNV; the protein is encoded by the coding sequence GTGAGTCAACTGCTGAAGCTAAACCTCGAACAACTCGAAAATCTAAAATTTCATGATGTTCAAAACGTGCGTCGTCAAGATTTTGGACGAAGAATATATCAATTTGAAATTCAGCATCAGCGGTACTGGCTCAAACTGCATTTAAAAGACCATTATCAAGATGGTGAACAGTCTTTGAGACATGAATTAAATATTTATCAAGTACTGAATCAATTGCAACCCAATCTCCTTTTGCCTTTTCAGAACATCAGTCATGCTGATCTGGGACATTTACTTTGTCATGCACATAATGCAGATTTGCAGCAAAACCAAAATAAAGTGCCATATACCGAGTCGCAATATATAGAGCAGGGGATCATCCTTGCTGATTCGGCAGCATTATTTTCTTTATCTCCTGAACAATTGAATCGAGAAACCATCATTCATATTTTGATATGCAGTCTTGATGCAGTGAGTTGTATGCATCAAGCAGGATTTATACATGGTGATTTAAAAGTTGAGCATTTTAGAACACATTCAAATCGGACCTGTTTGATTGATTTTGAGCAAACCTGCTTAATTGAAAATGCTCACCTGATGAAAAATACAGCAACACCTCGTTATATGGCACCAGAATTATTTCATGGACAACCTAAAACCGTGCAAAGTGATATTTACGCTCTCGCGATCATCTGGTTTGAGTGGTTGACGCAACAAAAAATAAGGCTAAAAAGCTATTTGGATTGGGCAAAATGGCATTGTCAGACTTTTAATGGCGATTTAGTAGACAAATATGGGTTTTTAAATAATATTTTGTCAGCCATGTTAGAGAAAAATAAAGTGAATCGTTGTGCAAATATTTATCAAATAAAACAGATATTAAGCAGAAATGTATAA
- a CDS encoding DUF3336 domain-containing protein has product MIPLQTRNLNPHQAYRIKKMRHKLDRAECYEEWKEIALKLDEETGAQEWKYDNSSPYFDAAIISHRLNLLRRYQTDKRTGDLIYILREGLSHDVANIGHPLLFSHTYIGTKRIIEDYISEVCKSMKFIVSEQCEKLSLSEKISFFENCAKVYGQPAMMFSGGASLGLFHTGVCKVLLEQDLMPQVLSGSSAGAMMTAMLGVAKPNEIKQVLTGDNFYSEAFHFRSFMELLKGNGGLADVQYLKKFLIENLGDTTFEEAYEISGLDINISVAPYNASQEDSRIMNKYTAPDLLVWSAVLASCAVPILFPPVHLTSKRYDGVHTPYLASIRWVDGSVRNDFPQEKMARLYNINYTIASQVNPHIVPFMQSDEERLRTDLLSWPKRLIRKHGKTIAMDVMNFTRESLGSIPSVRRVLDHGYGIIDQRYYGDLNIVGNYSLRHYQYMLQNPRPRLFKILQKEGERATWPKVSIIETHARIGRTIEHCLEDLKRQRDYCESTAEAKPRTTRKSKIS; this is encoded by the coding sequence ATGATTCCGTTGCAGACACGTAATCTAAATCCACATCAAGCCTATCGTATTAAAAAAATGAGACACAAGTTAGATCGGGCTGAATGTTATGAAGAATGGAAAGAAATTGCACTCAAATTAGATGAAGAGACTGGGGCTCAAGAGTGGAAATATGATAATAGTTCACCATATTTTGATGCTGCGATTATTTCGCATCGTTTAAATTTGCTTCGACGTTACCAAACAGATAAACGAACAGGCGATCTCATTTATATTCTTCGTGAAGGCTTAAGTCATGATGTTGCAAACATTGGGCACCCTTTACTGTTTTCGCATACTTATATTGGCACCAAGAGGATTATTGAAGATTATATTTCTGAAGTGTGTAAAAGCATGAAATTCATTGTGTCTGAGCAATGCGAAAAACTCAGCCTCAGTGAAAAAATAAGTTTTTTTGAAAATTGTGCCAAAGTATATGGGCAACCAGCGATGATGTTTTCTGGTGGTGCATCTTTAGGATTATTTCACACGGGTGTTTGTAAAGTACTTTTAGAGCAGGATTTAATGCCTCAAGTGTTATCAGGTTCCAGTGCAGGCGCGATGATGACAGCTATGTTAGGGGTCGCAAAGCCCAATGAAATTAAACAAGTCTTAACAGGGGATAATTTTTATAGTGAGGCTTTTCATTTTCGCAGTTTTATGGAATTGCTGAAAGGCAATGGTGGTTTGGCCGATGTTCAATATTTAAAAAAATTCTTAATTGAAAACTTAGGTGATACTACTTTTGAAGAAGCTTATGAAATATCAGGTCTAGATATTAATATTAGTGTTGCGCCTTATAATGCTTCGCAAGAAGATTCAAGAATTATGAATAAATATACGGCGCCAGATTTATTGGTGTGGAGTGCTGTGTTAGCGTCATGTGCAGTGCCTATTTTGTTTCCACCCGTGCATTTGACCAGTAAGCGCTATGACGGTGTGCATACGCCTTATTTGGCCAGTATTCGTTGGGTCGATGGAAGTGTACGAAATGATTTCCCACAAGAGAAAATGGCGCGTTTGTATAATATAAATTACACCATTGCCAGTCAGGTCAATCCGCACATTGTGCCATTTATGCAGTCGGATGAAGAACGTCTACGCACAGACTTACTCAGTTGGCCTAAACGTTTAATTAGAAAACATGGTAAGACGATTGCCATGGATGTGATGAACTTTACTCGTGAAAGTTTGGGTAGTATACCTTCAGTGAGAAGAGTGCTTGATCATGGTTATGGAATTATCGATCAGCGGTACTATGGTGACTTAAATATTGTTGGTAATTATAGTCTGCGTCATTATCAGTATATGTTGCAAAACCCTCGACCTCGTCTTTTTAAAATTTTACAAAAAGAGGGGGAGCGCGCAACATGGCCGAAAGTATCGATCATTGAAACCCATGCCCGTATTGGTCGAACGATTGAACATTGTCTGGAAGATTTAAAACGCCAAAGAGATTATTGTGAGTCAACTGCTGAAGCTAAACCTCGAACAACTCGAAAATCTAAAATTTCATGA
- a CDS encoding ATP-binding protein, with translation MATLELPDHLIERLSTLLEQLQQVLPEPRQETDFSAPAFKWQNKQLKAIPHPKIIHLDDLKGIERQVQKILQNTEQFLHGLPANDVLLTGSRGTGKSSIVRSLLAKYKDQGLRLIEIERDDLSDLPEIQKIIEHRPEKFIVYCDDLAFNAEDENYRSLKSVLDGSLQSGSSNFIIYATSNRRHLLPEFMHENTPVTRVDVPQYTELHPQEAIEEKISLSDRFGLWLSFNPMDQNLYLEIVEHYLAKEKIAFSDQVRAEALRWCQARGQRSGRAAYQFSKHWIGSQQLNSQL, from the coding sequence ATGGCGACTTTAGAACTCCCCGATCACCTTATTGAACGTTTAAGCACTTTACTTGAGCAACTACAACAAGTCTTACCTGAACCCAGACAAGAAACTGACTTCTCAGCGCCCGCATTCAAATGGCAAAACAAACAACTGAAAGCAATTCCACATCCTAAAATTATTCATTTGGATGACCTCAAAGGCATTGAACGACAAGTCCAAAAAATTCTGCAAAACACGGAACAATTTTTACACGGCTTACCTGCAAATGATGTACTTTTAACTGGATCACGTGGTACAGGCAAATCATCCATTGTTCGGTCGCTACTGGCTAAATATAAAGATCAAGGTTTGCGTCTGATTGAAATTGAACGTGATGATCTCTCTGATTTACCTGAGATTCAAAAGATCATTGAACATCGCCCTGAAAAGTTTATTGTCTATTGTGATGATTTGGCATTTAACGCAGAAGATGAAAATTATCGTAGTTTAAAGAGCGTCTTAGATGGTTCATTACAGTCAGGATCCAGTAACTTTATTATTTATGCGACCAGTAACCGTCGTCACTTGTTACCTGAGTTTATGCATGAAAATACACCTGTGACCCGTGTAGATGTACCACAATACACAGAGTTACATCCTCAAGAAGCCATTGAAGAAAAAATTTCTCTATCTGACCGTTTTGGACTTTGGTTGTCTTTCAACCCAATGGATCAAAATCTGTATTTGGAAATTGTTGAACATTACCTAGCAAAAGAAAAGATTGCTTTTAGTGATCAAGTCCGTGCTGAAGCTTTACGATGGTGTCAAGCACGTGGACAACGTTCAGGACGTGCAGCTTACCAATTTTCCAAGCATTGGATCGGTTCACAGCAGTTAAACTCACAGCTCTAA
- a CDS encoding Ail/Lom family outer membrane beta-barrel protein has translation MKEKILKTILLAAVSFAATQVFAESHTISVGYGQTSIEKGLNPKGVNVQYRYELDSPVGIVASASYLQGEQRFLYGYGYEDWNVNYYSFLAGPSFRFNKVLSVYALGGLVHGRAHYFDNEKDYKWTNHYHIKDTAFAYGGGLIINPTKNLSVNAGYEATRLRDKSFEGFNVGVGYRF, from the coding sequence ATGAAAGAAAAAATTTTAAAAACGATTCTTTTAGCAGCTGTTTCATTTGCAGCAACACAGGTATTCGCCGAAAGCCATACAATATCTGTAGGTTATGGACAAACTTCTATCGAAAAAGGGTTAAATCCAAAAGGTGTAAACGTACAATATCGTTATGAATTAGATTCTCCAGTGGGTATTGTTGCATCAGCATCTTACTTACAAGGTGAACAACGCTTCCTGTACGGTTATGGCTATGAAGATTGGAATGTAAACTACTATTCATTTTTAGCGGGTCCATCATTCCGTTTTAATAAAGTGCTCAGTGTTTATGCCTTAGGCGGTTTGGTTCATGGCCGTGCTCACTATTTCGATAATGAAAAAGACTACAAATGGACTAACCATTACCATATTAAAGATACAGCCTTTGCCTATGGTGGTGGTCTGATCATCAACCCAACCAAGAATCTTTCTGTAAATGCTGGCTATGAAGCTACTCGCCTAAGAGATAAATCATTTGAAGGTTTTAACGTAGGTGTTGGTTACCGTTTCTAA
- a CDS encoding Ail/Lom family outer membrane beta-barrel protein, whose amino-acid sequence MKTLQTILLAAAVSLAASSVFADTQTASVGYAQTDVSHGLKTKGANVQYRYEWQSPVSLLTSASYQTGDKRFNHATGYDKWDVDYYSFLAGPAYRFNDLVSVYALGGVAHGKGEHTYHTNNRPAILVDNPKDTSVAYGAGLIINPQPNLSLNVGYEGTRLKKYDFNGFNVGVGYRF is encoded by the coding sequence ATGAAAACTTTACAAACCATTCTTTTGGCAGCAGCTGTATCGCTTGCAGCATCATCTGTATTCGCAGATACCCAAACTGCTTCCGTAGGTTATGCACAAACCGATGTGAGTCACGGATTAAAAACAAAAGGTGCAAATGTTCAATATCGTTATGAATGGCAATCTCCCGTAAGCCTTCTAACTTCAGCCTCTTACCAAACTGGAGATAAACGATTTAATCACGCAACTGGTTATGATAAATGGGATGTTGACTATTATTCATTTTTAGCAGGTCCTGCATACCGTTTTAATGATCTAGTGAGTGTATATGCTTTAGGTGGTGTAGCGCATGGTAAAGGTGAGCATACTTATCACACAAATAATAGACCAGCAATTCTTGTAGATAATCCAAAAGATACCAGTGTAGCTTATGGCGCTGGTCTAATTATTAACCCACAACCGAACTTATCTTTGAATGTTGGTTATGAAGGCACACGTCTTAAAAAATATGATTTTAATGGATTTAATGTCGGAGTCGGCTATCGTTTCTAA
- the tsaD gene encoding tRNA (adenosine(37)-N6)-threonylcarbamoyltransferase complex transferase subunit TsaD: MIVLGLETSCDETGLALYDSEVGLRGQVLYSQIKLHAEYGGVVPELASRDHVRKLIPLINQLLDDCSVKKSEIDAIAYTRGPGLMGALMTGALFGRTLAFALNKPAIGVHHMEGHMLAPLLSKTPPEFPFVALLVSGGHTQLMAAHGIGEYEILGESIDDAAGEAFDKVAKMMGLPYPGGPNISKLAEQGNSSAFDFPRPMLHQGLDFSFSGLKTSVSNQLKKVEGQGREADIAASFQEALVDTLVKKSVKALKQSGLKRLVIAGGVSANKRLRERLEADLAKIKAQVYYAEPALCTDNGAMIAFAGYQRLKAGQQDGLSVTTTPRWPMTELEKPEQVG, from the coding sequence ATGATCGTTCTGGGCTTAGAAACTTCATGTGATGAAACAGGTCTCGCACTCTATGACAGTGAAGTTGGCTTAAGAGGACAAGTGCTCTATAGCCAAATTAAATTGCATGCAGAGTACGGCGGTGTAGTGCCAGAATTGGCATCTCGCGATCATGTGAGAAAATTAATTCCACTAATAAATCAATTGCTTGATGATTGTAGTGTGAAAAAGTCTGAAATTGATGCGATCGCTTATACGCGTGGCCCAGGTCTGATGGGCGCACTCATGACAGGGGCGCTTTTTGGACGTACTTTGGCTTTTGCACTGAATAAACCTGCAATTGGTGTTCATCATATGGAAGGTCATATGCTTGCGCCATTACTTTCAAAAACTCCACCGGAATTTCCGTTTGTCGCATTATTGGTGTCAGGTGGTCACACTCAATTGATGGCGGCGCACGGTATTGGTGAGTATGAAATTTTAGGTGAATCAATTGATGATGCGGCTGGTGAAGCCTTTGATAAAGTTGCAAAAATGATGGGATTGCCATATCCAGGTGGTCCAAACATTTCCAAACTGGCTGAACAAGGCAATAGCAGCGCGTTTGATTTCCCTCGTCCAATGTTGCATCAGGGTTTGGACTTTTCATTTAGTGGTTTGAAAACTTCTGTTTCAAATCAGTTAAAAAAAGTTGAAGGGCAAGGTCGTGAAGCAGACATTGCGGCGTCATTTCAAGAAGCCTTGGTTGATACTTTAGTCAAAAAGTCAGTTAAAGCATTAAAACAAAGTGGTTTAAAACGCCTGGTGATTGCGGGTGGTGTGAGTGCCAATAAACGTCTTCGTGAACGTTTAGAGGCAGATTTAGCCAAAATCAAAGCACAAGTCTATTATGCAGAGCCTGCACTGTGTACAGATAATGGTGCAATGATTGCTTTTGCAGGATACCAACGATTAAAAGCCGGTCAACAAGATGGCTTGTCAGTTACGACCACACCGCGTTGGCCGATGACTGAGCTAGAAAAACCTGAACAAGTAGGGTAG
- the rpsU gene encoding 30S ribosomal protein S21, protein MPQVKLKEGEPVDVAIRRFKRSCEKAGVLADVRKREFYEKPTQERKRKKAAAVKRYQKKLARESVRTTRLY, encoded by the coding sequence ATGCCACAAGTTAAATTGAAAGAAGGCGAACCAGTAGACGTAGCTATCCGTCGTTTCAAACGTTCATGCGAAAAAGCGGGTGTTTTAGCTGACGTTCGTAAACGTGAATTCTACGAGAAACCAACTCAAGAACGTAAACGTAAAAAAGCTGCTGCTGTTAAACGCTACCAAAAGAAATTGGCGCGCGAATCAGTACGTACTACTCGCCTTTACTAA
- a CDS encoding GatB/YqeY domain-containing protein, whose protein sequence is MTTLKNQITEVLKATMRAKEMNKLTVIRSLQAAIKQIEVDERVELDDSRVLAVIEKQIKQRKESIKAFEGANRQDLASKEQAEVEVLSQFLPAAMTEEELDSIIAQTITAQEATSMKDMGKVMNSLRPIIAGRADPAQVSAKIKAKLA, encoded by the coding sequence ATGACTACTTTAAAGAACCAAATCACTGAAGTTTTGAAAGCAACTATGCGTGCTAAAGAAATGAATAAGTTAACGGTAATTCGTAGTCTACAGGCGGCAATTAAGCAAATCGAAGTCGATGAGCGCGTTGAACTGGATGATAGTCGAGTTCTCGCGGTCATTGAAAAGCAAATCAAACAACGTAAAGAATCGATTAAAGCCTTTGAAGGTGCTAATCGACAAGACTTAGCTAGTAAGGAACAAGCTGAAGTTGAGGTTTTATCTCAATTTCTACCAGCAGCTATGACTGAGGAAGAACTTGATTCAATCATTGCGCAAACGATTACTGCGCAAGAAGCTACTAGCATGAAAGATATGGGTAAGGTGATGAATTCTCTACGTCCGATCATAGCCGGACGTGCCGATCCTGCACAAGTTTCAGCTAAAATCAAAGCCAAACTTGCATAA